The Anguilla anguilla isolate fAngAng1 chromosome 4, fAngAng1.pri, whole genome shotgun sequence genome has a window encoding:
- the LOC118226429 gene encoding potassium voltage-gated channel subfamily V member 2-like, whose amino-acid sequence MEPPQHALKRKPCQRRSTLSASLRLGEDGSHSLEEEKSIFAFSQDSSIKPWNSMDNLDSPFTGQGASMAEAQKKSSSRSSKVININVGGKIFHIEKCMVIQYPHTRIGNLALCTDRVMQLTLCDDYSVCTDEFFFDRDPSLFHYIHHFYRSGVLWTMNELCPINFEEEMEYWGLSLKDTQRCCNILFEEKVDELKEYLKIERELMAEIEPKHDEEGFKSMYFGRFRKAVWDLIENPYSSISAKFFAIFSSLFVLISIVAMTLNTVQELKTTTVYGRTYLEFVEIASILFFTVEYFLRLLTTCNIIHFLKSALNFVDLVAVMPYFIQLVFEAFANQEDLSVREDLQTMARVSKVSKVLKVVKLMRIFRILKLARHSTGMRAFGFTIRQCYQQVCCLFLFITMGIFTFSALLHSVEHGVAGTHFSSIPDAWWWAAVSISTVGYGDVVPVSFLGRVVAFVCISFGIILNGMPISILFNKFSDYYAKLKAQEEAHAKIQRSMEFKVRLSRKLDQCLKRCTADSDDEEVFMH is encoded by the exons ATGGAGCCACCTCAGCATGCCCTTAAAAGAAAACCATGCCAGAGGCGTTCCACCTTGTCTGCCAGCCTGAGGCTCGGAGAAGATGGCTCTCATAGCTTAGAGGAAGAAAAGTCCATCTTTGCCTTCTCACAGGATAGCTCTATCAAGCCATGGAATTCTATGGACAATTTGGACAGTCCTTTCACTGGTCAAGGAGCATCCATGGCTGAAGCACAGAAGAAATCTTCATCAAGGTCATCCAAAGTGATCAATATCAATGTTGGAGGCAAAATTTTCCACATTGAAAAATGCATGGTGATCCAATACCCTCACACCCGCATTGGAAACCTGGCCCTGTGTACTGACCGCGTGATGCAGCTCACCCTGTGCGACGATTACTCTGTGTGCAcagatgagtttttttttgacCGCGACCCCAGTTTGTTCCACTACATTCATCACTTCTACCGAAGTGGCGTGTTGTGGACAATGAATGAGCTGTGTCCCATTAACTTTGAGGAGGAGATGGAATACTGGGGGCTGAGTCTGAAGGACACCCAGCGTTGCTGTAACATTCTGTTTGAGGAGAAGGTGGATGAGCTGAAGGAATACCTGAAAATAGAAAGGGAGCTCATGGCAGAGATTGAGCCCAAGCATGATGAGGAGGGCTTCAAATCAATGTACTTTGGCAGGTTCCGCAAAGCTGTGTGGGATTTAATAGAGAACCCATACTCTTCAATTTCAGCTAAATTCTTTGCTATTTTTTCCAGCCTATTTGTGCTCATCTCTAttgttgctatgacactcaacaCAGTGCAGGAGCTGAAGACAACCACTGTGTATGGTAGGACTTACTTGGAGTTTGTGGAGATTGCCTCCATCCTCTTCTTCACTGTTGAGTACTTCCTGCGCTTGTTGACCACCTGTAACATCATACATTTTCTCAAGAGTGCCCTCAACTTTGTGGACTTGGTAGCTGTAATGCCTTACTTCATCCAGCTGGTCTTCGAGGCCTTCGCCAATCAGGAGGACCTCAGTGTGCGGGAGGACTTGCAGACCATGGCAAGGGTCAGCAAGGTCAGCAAAGTGCTCAAGGTGGTGAAGCTCATGCGCATCTTTCGTATCCTCAAACTGGCTCGACACTCAACCGGAATGCGGGCTTTCGGGTTCACCATTCGCCAGTGCTATCAGCAGGTCTGctgcctttttcttttcatcacCATGGGTATCTTCACGTTCTCTGCCCTCTTGCACTCTGTGGAGCATGGTGTTGCTGGGACCCACTTCAGCAGTATACCTGATGCCTGGTGGTGGGCTGCG GTCAGTATCTCCACAGTGGGCTATGGTGACGTGGTGCCAGTGTCATTTTTGGGTCGGGTAGTGGCATTTGTCTGCATCTCCTTTGGCATAATTCTAAATGGTATGCCCATCTCCATCCTCTTCAACAAGTTCTCAGACTACTATGCCAAGCTGAAGGCCCAGGAAGAGGCTCACGCCAAAATTCAGCGCAGCATGGAGTTTAAGGTCCGCCTGAGCCGCAAGCTTGACCAGTGCCTCAAACGTTGTACCGCAGACTCTGATGACGAGGAGGTGTTTATGCATTGA